In Zingiber officinale cultivar Zhangliang chromosome 1A, Zo_v1.1, whole genome shotgun sequence, the DNA window AAGGGGGCATGATATCTTGGGTCCTACTCCATCTCCACAAATTCCTATAGACTCAGTAgctagtggtgatccactctctagttGTAATTCTCATCAATCGAACCACTCATCTATGAGTAGCTATGATGATAATACTCCTCATCAAATGCTTCCTCTAAGCGATATTTATACACGATGTCAACCAGTTTTCCACTCATTATCCTTTTCCATGTGctcttatttcttctttaaatttTGTTGAACCATCTAGCTTTACACAGGtagtcaaagatccaaattggcATGTTGTGATGGCTATAGAGTTTGATGCTCTTCTTCGCAATGCAACCTAGAGCTTAGTTCCTTGTACAACATCTATAAATATTGTGAGTTCTAAATGAGTTTATCGAATTAAATATCGTGCTGATGGATCTATTGAGCATTACATAGCTCACCTTATTGCTAAAGACATATTAATGACTTCAATGATATTTTTAGTCCAGTtgtcaaaattacaactatcagattGTTACTATCTATAGTTGTTAGCTCCAATTGACCAATACAATAATTAGATGTTTCTAATACTTTCCTTCATTACATCCTGAAGAAACTGTTTTATGAAGTAACCACCTGAATTCATCCACCCACAACATCcaacacatgtgtgtcaacttcagAAGTTTATATATGGTCTTTGGCATTTGTtttgatttatgtggatgatatcttaATAACTGGTAGAGATCAAAACAACATTGCTACTTTACTCCATCTTCATCAAGAGTTTTCTATTCGGAATCTTGGCAATGCTTATTTTTTCCTTGGCATATAATTTCTTTCACATTCTGAATGTTGTATTCtctcaaagaaaatatattattGGACTTCTACAATGAGTTAAAATTGATGGTGCACATCTTATCTCCACGCCAATCATTGGAGGTGCTTCTTCTTCTGAACCTAGATCTACCGAAGTATTGTTAGTGCCCTACAATATATCACTATTACACAACCCGATATCATTTTTGTTGTGAATCGTGTCGGTCAATTTATGCATTCTTCTACTAAATATCATTGGGAatgtgttaagagaattcttcaATATATTAAAGGTAATATTCTacataattttcttttatatcgtTAATCTCACGAGAGCTAATTGCCTACAATGATGTTGATTGGGCCGGATCTTGCCATATTTCTTGGGTAAAATCTTATTTCCTGGTTTTCAAAGAAGAAACCTATAGTCTTTCGCTCaagcactgaagctgaatataaaacTGTATCTAATACGACATTAGAAATTAGTTGGCTACAATTTCTTTTTTAGGAATTACACTTTTCCCTAACCGCTAAGCCCAAAATCtagtgtgataatattggagcaacttatcatagacaaatcttatttttcatgctcgtatcaaacatgtagagattgattttcattttgttcacaAGCGTGTGATGACTTGACAACTTTCAGTTTCTTACATCTTACAGAAGATCAAATTATTGATATATTTAATAAGTCATTATTTAGATAACATTTACAAAGTTAACACTTAAACTTTCAACGTTCAGACATTTCAGTTGAGTTTGTCAGAATAAtgacaataatgaaaataatCTTGATTTTATTTCAATCAATCTAAATTTATCATATTTGGTATTATATTCAAGACGGACAATTTATTACTatgattataattattacaattgtatgtcatatttaattttttaattattatttggacaatttatataaataaatttattgactttaattaataatataatacaatataaaaaattattatctatCCTATTATTTTAAAGTGCTCAAATTTATTCTTACATGTTTTGCTAAATTAATTATATAGACTAAGAAGTCTTAAGACACTAGTTTAAAAATCTTAAGGTTGTTGAGACAACCAATTATCTGGACCAATAAATTTGTCGCTGACGAAGTGGCTAatgctttgattattttttaaCCAACTCACTCTTCTTGACTTATCTGAGCCTGGTCCCAAGCAACCTTGTTCTATGATCGTTGTGTGGCTCCTGACATtagatataatatatatatttttaaaaaaatagtaatttaaaaaaaattaaaatcaaaggcCAATTAATTAGTTGAAAGCTCTTACACATTCGGAGAGGCATACCATCCCTGCCAACCTTGAGGTTGAATATTTGCAGGCATGTATGTCTCAAAGAAAATCACAGTGGACCATTCATTCCATGCTCTTCCAAGGTAAGTGCTCTCGTCCGAGGTACGAATGATGCAATACTTGAATACGAACCCAGTTGGGGAATTTTGGTTATCCTTAGCATTTGCGATCAACCAACCCTTTCCATTCGAATGCAAAGTACATTTCTGCATACAGTGAAAAAAATAAAGTTAATTAGCTTTAATTCTTCAgctatttttaaatttcattgtgcatcttaattattatatatacatTAATATTGTCATCGATAGACTTTGAGTAATTAAAACTACAACTATGTGTCCAGAGACTATATATACCTCGTATATGGATTGCGCAAAGCCAAAAATGAAGTCGACACTGCCCTCGATCCAACATCCGTAGTAAAAATGACGGCCTAGGTAGTCACACAAGGTGTCTTGGTGGCCTAAGAAATTACACCTATAGAAGGAATTCCTATCTCCCCCTACTAGTGCTGCCTCTGCTACTTCAGGGGCATGAATATTCCAATTATATGAATTCTGCATCCAAAAGAGCGAGATAAAAGTTTACATGAACCCATGGATAAGTTCTTATGTTTGTACTTGATTTCCAAAGCTTTCCCTATGTacatacaatattacattccTTTTACATATTTATTGTTTTAAGTCCatgcatattatatatatatatatatatactagaaAGTTTGCAAAAGAGTTCTCACCGAAAAAGTAATATCGCGAGCAACAAAGTCATTGGCATAGACGATGAAGGTTGCACAATTCTTAGTATCACCATGATCATTCCAGTCGATTCTAGTGTTGCTAGCACCTTCGCCTTGGAGAACAATAAATGGTTTTGACGCCCTTATAAGAACCTTCTCCCTACCACAAGTATCGAAAATAAAGTATTCATAACTTTGGACAAATGTAGAACTTAGGAGAAGAGACGATGGCTGTAATACCTGTAAGTTCCTTGCTTTATATAAATTTGAACCCACTGTTGATTGCCATCAGGAATGGAATCAATAGCAGATTGAATAGTTATGAAATTTCCATGCCCGTTCTGATCAACAGTAATGAATTTGGAGATTGAAGCAGCTCCATCTATGCACACACAGCTGCTCAATGCCAATAATAGCATAAACAAGATGAAGGAATAATGCATGATGAATTTAAAGCAAATTTAGTACTGAACACTTTTA includes these proteins:
- the LOC122005901 gene encoding probable pectinesterase 55 encodes the protein MESKGKWATGNHAMVTALVRTISVLNVPQHTAQDNGEIARVGDGAASISKFITVDQNGHGNFITIQSAIDSIPDGNQQWVQIYIKQGTYREKVLIRASKPFIVLQGEGASNTRIDWNDHGDTKNCATFIVYANDFVARDITFSNSYNWNIHAPEVAEAALVGGDRNSFYRCNFLGHQDTLCDYLGRHFYYGCWIEGSVDFIFGFAQSIYEKCTLHSNGKGWLIANAKDNQNSPTGFVFKYCIIRTSDESTYLGRAWNEWSTVIFFETYMPANIQPQGWQGWSHTTIIEQGCLGPGSDKSRRVSWLKNNQSISHFVSDKFIGPDNWLSQQP